A genomic window from Cucumis melo cultivar AY chromosome 8, USDA_Cmelo_AY_1.0, whole genome shotgun sequence includes:
- the LOC103503263 gene encoding ADP-ribosylation factor GTPase-activating protein AGD12-like — protein sequence MNNRAMELGRPGSGKRRLKDLLLLKDNRFCADCRAADPKWASANIGVFICLKCCGVHRSLGSHISKVLSVTLDEWNDDEIDAMIEVGGNSSANAIYEAYIPEGYSKPGPDATHEQRSKFIRSKYELQEFLKPSLRILSSNSDKSNIQASFSTKIMNSFRTNSSQKPQSQEGMVEYIGLLKIKVIRGTNLAIRDMMSSDPYVVMTLGQQTVQTSVVRSNLNPVWNEELTLSVPQGFGSIKLQVYDYDTFSADDIMGEAEIDLQPLITSAMAFGDAGMFSNMQIGKWLKSHDNALLSDSTVNIVDGKVKQEIALKLQNVESGELDLELEWLALEQ from the exons ATGAATAATCGCGCAATGGAACTTGGGAGGCCTGGCTCAG GCAAAAGACGATTAAAGGACCTATTGCTTTTAAAGGATAATCGCTTTTGTGCAGATTGTCGCGCTGCAGATCCTAAATGGGC gtcAGCAAATATTGGAGTTTTTATATGCTTGAAATGTTGTGGTGTTCATAGAAGCCTCGGTTCACATATATCTAAG GTGTTATCAGTGACTCTGGATGAATGGAATGATGATGAAATTGATGCAATGATAGAAGTTGGAGGAAATTCTTCTGCAAATGCTATTTATGAAGCCTATATTCCCGAGGGATATTCCAAACCTGGACCTGATGCCACCCACGAACAACGTTCAAAATTTATTCG GTCCAAATATGAACTTCAAGAATTTCTGAAACCGAGCTTGAGAATTTTATCATCCAACTCTGACAAAAGCAACATCCAAGCAAGCTTTTCTACAAAGATCATGAACAGCTTTCGTACGAATTCTTCACAAAAACCA CAATCACAGGAAGGTATGGTTGAGTATATTGGATTATTGAAGATCAAAGTGATTAGAGGGACAAACTTGGCTATAAGAGATATGATGTCGAGCGATCCTTATGTAGTCATGACTCTTGGACAACAG actGTCCAGACAAGTGTAGTCAGGAGCAACTTGAATCCTGTGTGGAATGAGGAACTGACACTTTCTGTACCTCAAGGTTTTGGATCTATAAAGTTG CAAGTATACGACTATGACACATTTTCAGCCGACGACATAATGGGAGAAGCAGAGATTGATCTCCAACCCTTGATAACATCCGCAATGGCATTTGGAGATGCTGGAATGTTCTCAAACATGCAAATTGGTAAATGGCTGAAATCGCACGACAATGCTCTCTTAAGCGATAGCACCGTTAATATTGTTGATGGAAAggtgaagcaagagatagctcTCAAGCTTCAGAATGTGGAATCAGGAGAACTAGATCTAGAGCTAGAATGGTTGGCTCTTGAACAATAG